In bacterium, the sequence TACGCAGGTGGAGATGGAGTTCCTGCAGGAATCGCTGCATCCCGACTCGCGGGGCGACAGCGATCCCGAGGGCGCGCGCGACTGGGCCCAGAACAGCGCCTGGCACGGCCTGGTGGTGCTGAACACCGAGGACGGCGGGCCGGACGACGACAAGGGCACGGTCGAGTTCATCGCTTCGTATACTTACGAGGGCGAGGACAAGCAGTATCGCGAGGTGGCCGAGTTCGAGCGTGTCGACGGCCAGTGGCATTTCCGCGCGGGACGCCCGGCGCTCCGCAAGCCGATCGTGCGTGAGGAACCGAAAGTCGGGCGCAACGATGCCTGCCCGTGCGGCAGTGGTCGCAAGTACAAGCGCTGCTGCGGCGCCTGAGCGCCGCCGTCGCGCCCTGATGCGCCGGGCGGCGGCCCTGGTCCTGGCGGGCCTGGGCTTCGTCGCCATGGCAGCCGGCTCGGCCGCAGCGACCGAATCCGAAGCGCCGCCGGCCGCCGCCGAACGTTCCTGGCTGTCCCGCACCATCCACCGCTACTTCAGCAACGAGGAGCCCGCCGGCCGGGAGCTCGGCGGCCAGGCCGTCGCGCTGTCCGACCGCTACGTGGCGTATGCCGGGCGCACCATCGCGGTGGTCATCGTGCACCAGGTCGACCGCCTGCGCCCGGACGATGCGCCGCGCGGCGAATTGATGTCGTCGATGGCGCGCGCGCTCCGGCCCTACACGCGCGAGAGCGTGCTGCGCCAGTACCTGCTTTTCCACCAGGGCGAGGTGCTCGACCCCCTGAAGCTGGCCGATTCCGAGCGCCTCCTGCGCGGCATCGAGTACGTGGCCGACGTCCGCCTGCACGTGGTGCCCCTGACCGGTGCCGAGGACGAGGTGGCGGTCGTGGTCGAGATCCGCGACCGGCTGCCTGTGGGCGTGCGCTGGACCGCCCGCGACGTCGACCGGTTCGAGGCGGGGCTGTTCCACTCCAATGTGGGCGGGCTCGACATGCGCCTGGCTGCCGACCTTCGCTACCGCCGGAACGTGACCCCGGAGACGGGTTGGGGCGGCGAGCTGCGAAAGCGCAACATGGGCGGCTCGTTCGTCGACGCGCAGCTGGGCTACGAGGATTCGTGGCGCGGCCTGGAGCGCCGCGCGGCGTTCATCCGCGAAGAGGCCCATCCGGACATCCGCTGGGTGGGCGGGCTGTCGTGGAACGAGCGGCTCGAGCGCGACCCGACCCGCGAGGCCGTGCAGGTCGATGTCGCCGACGGCTGGGTCGGCCGCGTGATCCGCCTGCACGGCGACCCGGATGCCGCCCGGGGCACGCGGCCGGTGCTGGTGCCCGCCGTGGGCTGGGCCCGCGTTCACCACGACCGGCGGCCCGCAGTGACGCCCGACAGCAACCTGGCCTGGCACGACAGCCGCCAGCTGCTCGCGGGACTGACGCTGGCGCGCACGCGTGACTATCGCACCAGCTTCCTGGACGGCCTCGGCGAAACCGAGAACCTGAGCGGTGGGCAGGGCCTCAAGCTGTCGGTGGCCTATGTGGACGGCGAGTTCCGCGACCGCACCGGCATCTTCCTGCAGGGCTGGCGGCAGGCCGTGCGCGGGCGCGGCGACGTGCTGAACCTGGGCCTGGATGCGGGCGGTTTCCTGCGCGACGGCCGCCTGGAGGACGCCACGTTGCGCGCGGCGGCGCACTACGTGTCGCCGCTCCTCGGCGGCGGGCGCTGGCCGTCGCGACTGCTGGCCGGAATGCGCTACCACCGCGCCGTGCGCTCGACCGGCGGCGAATCCCTGTCGCTGGCCGAGGGACTGGGCCCGCGGGCGTTCGACCTGCCGCTGCTCGTGGGCGACCGGCGGCTGGCCCTGGACACCGAGTGGCGCCTGTTTCCGCCCTGGGCCGTCTACGGCTTCCGCTGCCAGGTCTTCGGCTACGCCGATGCGGCGCTGATCGCCGGACGGGGAAGCTCACTGGGTGACCAGCCCGTGCGGGCCAGCGCCGGGCTGGGCCTGCGGCTGGGAAACCCGGACCTGGTGCTGCCGGTGCTCGAGCTGCGGGTGGCCTTCCTGAGCGGCATGGACGATAATGCCGCCGGGATCGTGCTGTCGGCCGGGAACTTCGCGGCGCCCGAGACACGACTCCCCGGCTCCCGGCCGGGACGCTTCGACTTCCGCTGACCGAACGGATGAACATGTCCCAGGACCTGATGCGCCAGGTGTGGATGCGGCGGCGGGGCGAGCCCTCCGTGCTCGAGGTGCGCCAGGTACCTTCGCCGCGGCCTTCGCGCGGCCAGGTGCGCCTGCGCGTGGCGTTTGCCGGGGTCAATTTCGCCGACGTCATGATGCGGCGCGGGCTGT encodes:
- a CDS encoding SEC-C domain-containing protein, producing the protein MNCPCGSAAEYAACCEPIIKGTSPAATAEQLMRARYSAYTQVEMEFLQESLHPDSRGDSDPEGARDWAQNSAWHGLVVLNTEDGGPDDDKGTVEFIASYTYEGEDKQYREVAEFERVDGQWHFRAGRPALRKPIVREEPKVGRNDACPCGSGRKYKRCCGA